Within the Zea mays cultivar B73 chromosome 10, Zm-B73-REFERENCE-NAM-5.0, whole genome shotgun sequence genome, the region GTCCGAAATTCACATCAAAACCCGAAATTCAAAACACACGTATCGTTTAGTAGACATTAACATTTCAAGCTTCATAATTCAAAAATAATTAAAGAACAAAGAAACCAATGAGTGGTTGACACCTCATCTCCATAAATTAGCATATGGCTAGCTAAATTGGAGCAGATGATTTCCATGATTAATAGCATATGGCCAAATGAATATAGGCCTTTTCGTGCCAGTAAATGGGCTACTTCGTGCCTATGTAAATGATTGTGCTCGTGCTCGCCTGTAGGCCACGATCTCGGTTCAAACAGAGCCCGATGCATAATTTTCGAATCGCCTCGCCCCAAAATTATTCTAAATTGTGCAGTGCTTTTTTCGTGTTTTGGACCAGTCCATCAGACCCGAGTACCCGACCCAAATGTACAGTGTAAAAATATGATTGATTTTCCTTTTAAAAAACTAATCTTGTAAAAAACAAAACCTAAATGtatttctctatttttatttACGTGTCGTATTATTCTTGTGCTAAATTAAAATTTTTAGCATACTTTTTCATaaaatataaatgtatgatatagTATTTATTGTTATATTCactacgaggaatatttttataaTCTGTAATTCTTATATTTGAAATTATACGTATTTTTTTGAAATAGATAGCCATGTTTAACTTAGaataaaagaaaaattacattatTTGGAGATTTGTGGCAAATAATTTGCTATGTCAGTGACACATATTAAATGACTGTTACAGTAAAGTGGCAAAAAAATAGAATGCCCCTAGAATAAAACAAAGCTAATGTGATACGTAAATAAAATTGGAGGGAGTATTTCTCTATATGAATTAATTAATAATTGGCTATGCTAAATTTGCTGGCCGTCCAGCCAAACAGCAAGGAAGGGATCAAGGGAACCCAGCCACATAGTACTCCTATTTCTTAATCCCTTCCAGGGACAAAGCCGTAATTTAAACGCCTGTCCACACTACACGTCTACACCATGCCACCTTACCCCTAATCCTCAACTAATCATCTTTTCCCTTTTTAACTCCAAATAAACCAAAAAGGAAATAACGCCAACGAAAATAGAAAAACAAAAGCCACTTCTCCCCCAGTCCACCGCCTCCCTCTCTGCTCCTCCAGCGAAGCGCACGCACGACGAGCGCAGGCTGCAAGGCAACCGAAGCTAGCGAGCTCCTTTGCTTCTACCCGCGGCAACTCTTCAGGCGCTCGCGACGCATCGAGCCCTTAAGGCCGAGGCGAGCGCGAGTTCGGGAGCGGAGGAGAGAAGCGCTCCGCGAGACGACTGGGACCCCCACCGCGCTCGGGTCGGAAGCTGGATCTGCCTCGGGGCTCGTGCCCGCGGCTGGATATCGTGGGGCGCGGGGGCCGGAGCGGCTGGTGGAGCGGACTGCCGGCGGACGGAGGGCGCCGGTAATCGAAGGCGGCGGTGGAATGCGGGTGGGTAGCATGTTTTTCATTTTAAATGAGGTGGAAATGCGTCTTGCCGAGCTCCTTCCTGTTTTTCATTTTTAATGAGGTGAATGATTTGTTCTTAATTTTGTTTGGGTGGCCTGGGAGGAGAAATGTGGGGCATGGGATTTGGGTCTTCGCCAAATTAGCGCCATCCTGGATGGCTTTCGGGGGTTGGTTGTTCATAAACTGCTAGCTTCTGGGTCCAATTCGTTGCTCTCAGACTCTCAGTTTTCGAATCATTTTTGGGCACATGATTTTCTAGTTTATGGTTCTGGGAGCACGTTGCTTGCTGGGATACTAGTAGAATTGAACTCGTGTTGTGTTGCTCTGGTGTCTAGATTCGGTTTTGGACTAGAAATACATGCGTCACGACCCGTTGGAGGGATATATGCTGcaaggttgcaaatggatatGTTGCAAGGTTGAGTTTGAGCTCAATTTGTGCTGTTTGATTTTCTGCTAGGTCTAATTTCGATTTGTTATCATGCTGGCTTGTACGAAATGTTATTCCCTCCAAATTGCTTGGTGATTTAGCTCTAACACGGGACGAGTGGAGCGTGTTTAATAGTTCAATTGAATATGAAGTTTTAGGTTTTCTGGAGACACTTTTGTTGTCCATAAGCGACTTTGGGGAACTTGTCTAATCAATTGTTGCTGACTCTTTTGAAGACTTACTATTGACTTTTTTTTTATCGATATTACATTTGATGCACTAAGATGCCAGGAATACCTCATTGCGTTAGCAAATTCTGCTAATTGGTACATATTTTCGCCCATATGTGGTGGTTTTGGCAGTTTTCGTACTTCAAGTGGTAGAAATAATGGTAGCTTCAACTTTGTGTGCCTTTTCGTGGCCTTTTTTTCCCCTTTGGTTTATTCTGTTTTATAATTTTCAATGCAAAAAAAATCGACTTGTGGGGTAAGACAACCCCTAGGTATTATATATTAAGAAGAACTTTTCACGCTAGTCGAGAAAACCCCAAACTCCTGTCTCACCCATACATAGCAACCCTCCCAGGTAGAGTCGAACTTAGGacttgaggagtgctactcagaccatatAACCAACTCATCTAGTGGCCTTTCCACACTTTTATTGCTTGTATTGGTAGGTTGCTCTGTTGGTGCAATTGGATGGGCTATTTCTGATGGTGGTACGCTGAATTGGTTATTTTTGTGTAATGCATGATTAGAGCGACACTGCATTTATTTTCATACATTTTCCATTTTCGTACCTTATCATTTGTTTTGtacacatttacaaaagttatgatAAGTTGGTGCATTTGGACATGTTTCAGTTCTTTATTAACACTACCATATATTGTAGGCCATGATACATGTTCCATCTGTTCTGGTTCTGGATGGAATTTGACTGCATTCTGCTATCCCTGAAAGAAGGGTAGCACGCTTAAGAGGCCAGGAAAAATGCCACTGTCACCCTCACCAAGGAGATCAAGGTCTCCTGCATGGGAGACTTATCACAAGAGGAACAACAGTTTCGGGAATGTGCTTCCTGTGAAATCGAAGGATGATGAACTCGCTTTGTTCTCTGATATGCAGAAAGTTGAGACGGAGAACTTCTTACTGGAACCGTCAGAAGATTTTGACGACTCAATCGGTAGTGCTTGTAAATTTCATCTTCCTCCCTTTCCATACAGTCCCATAGTGTTATATATATTTTTTGTTACCATTTTTAATTTATTTCTTTCCATCCATCAGCAAAACTGAGCTATTTCCCAGAAGTAAAACTTGGTGTTAACATTCCTGCCCATGGAGAAAGCCACAATTTGCTAAATGCGGACGACAATAAAAATGATTATGAGTGGTATGCAAACTTGAGTATACATTTTATATGTCTTGTTTGAAATGGTAGATAGTTGCTGTAGCCTTGCCTTGCTTACCTGCACAATTACTTTATGAACCATCTGCCTTGCATCGTACATTGTCATGTAATGTTTGTCTCATTGATATTTAATTATTATGGATTGAGTTCTTGTTTCCTTCATGAGGGACGAGGCTCAGTTCTTACAAATCTGGTAATTCTATGTAGATTCTTGTCTGAATCCCGACCACAACTTGTAAGGTTGTTGCTTCGATAAGAAAGGCTCACATTGTTATTCTGTAGTCCTGTTTCAATCCTGTTTTACATTGAAAGGAACAGTGGTGAATCTTCAAATATTTGTAGAAAAAGTCACATTGTTATCTTGTATTTCTCTTTCTTATCACTAAGCACTCTTGATGCATACCAGTTAACACTGGGATTTCTTATACTGTTTGACCTGTATATGAAGTGATTCCATATTATGTTAGTATGAATTAGTCAATAACCCTTTTGCAAGCATTCTATTTGATGTATTATGTATTAATTATTTCATAATAGCTAGAGTATTTCATTGCCTAAAACATGGAGTATCATTGGAAAAATGGCAAATGTACCTTTCATGTTCGAAGAATGTTAAAAATGATATGGTGACCTACTGGCTACTTTTCTTGTACTTCTTTGGATGGGTAAGTATGAATGTATGATGCTAAATCATTGCTTAGAAAAATCAGTAGCATGACTCTGTCTAAATGTCTATTTAATTTGTCTTACAGAAAAAGGGCAGACATGGTGCAATgtgagagctgtctcactgaGTCAATAGGTCATGGGTTTGAAGCAGCCTCTCCGCATTTGCGGGTGAAGGCTTGCCTCGATTTATCCCTTCCCCAGACCCCACTCATGTGAGAGCCTCCGGCACTGGGtctgcgcccccctccccctACAGAAAATGCAATTTGTGGTTCTAAACTTAATAATACTTCCTATGCTTGCACTTCTATGTAAGTGTTCATATCTTGGTGCAGGGTAATGCCTTGACCTTGAGCAAATTTTCAAATTATCAGGTTATTAACTCCTCCAGAAACTCCGCTTTTTCGATCTTTGGATGATGAAGAAAACCAATCCATCACTCAGGTTTCTAGGGGCAGAGCTCAGAGCAAGCCTGTACAAACTTCAAGGTCATCCACGGTGAGTGCTTATTTCCAGAGGGGTTTATTCCAAGAACTGTATTAGGTTGCATCCATTATGTATCAAATCTATTCTGCTGTATTCATATGCAGATGGATAATAGTCAAAGAGCTAGTAGAAGCAGTGCAAGCCCAAGCAGGCTTAGCCCATCTCCACGCTCTATGGGAAGGACAAGATCATCTAGTTCAGCTTCTCGCTCTAGCCCACCACTTGCTGTTCAAACACAAATGCCATCACAAAGATCGTCAGCCCCTCCGATTGCTAAGACATTAACACCTCCTCGAAGGTCTCCAAGTCCTGTCTCAAGAAGGATGAGTACTGGTTCAAGTCGCCCAACTTTGAATGAAACAAGAGGAGCTTCACCAGTGAAACCTAATCACAGATCTTCACAAAAGCTGCATGGATGGCAATCAAACGTTCCTGGTTTCCCTTACGATGCGCCTTCGAACCTTCGCACATCTCTAACTGATCGTCCAGTATGCCGGTCAAGGGGTGGATCACCTTCATCTTTTAGTGGACTAGAAAAAGGTTCAAGATCTAGAAGACAGTCAATGTCTCCTACCCCACCTAGAAGAGCCAGTTCATCTCACAGCATTGAACGGGACCGAATGAGCTCTTACagcaaagcttctgcaacatcatCTGGTGAGGATGATCTGGATTCTATGCAGTCTGTACCAATTAGCTACTCCAGTAGCCCAGTTGTGAAAAAGAGCTTGGTTGTAATGAAAACCAGAACCATGGCACCATCAAAGAATCTGTCCAAAAATTTCACACCTAGTTCTGTCCCAAAGCGGACATTTGACTCTGCACTTTGGTTGATGGTAAGCATTTCTCTTCTTTTTAGTTTTTATACAATAATAATTGAATATTTTCTCATGTCTTGCAAGCATCTCTTGTATTACGTAATTAGCAGTTGATTTGGTAAATTCTGACACTCAGCATACATTAATTTTCTCATGTTGATCTTAGTCAATTGGTGTATTTTTTCTACTCAAAATACTTAGTAGTTGGCATCTTATGCCTATGATTCATTTCTTACTGCTACTGTGAACTACTTTATATAGTAAATTGTTGTGTAGTTTTATTTGAGCAATGCTGTGGGTGTACTTTTTCAGCAAATGAAGACCATACTTCTGTTTATTGTGGATTTTCTAAAGTTGACACATGAAACTAAGATGTGATGGTCTTTCTTCCCAGGATCACCGCAAAGCTCCACAAGATAGGTTCCGACCACTTCTATCAGGTGCCCCTGCCAGCACATTTGGTTCTGGGAATGGAAATGATGTGCACAAACCTATGTTTTCACACAATTCCTCTTTGACAACTAGCAGCAATGCAAGCTCTTATCATGGTGCCACTTTTGGCTCTTATATGCATGGCAGCCAAGAACAACATGATTTGGTTGGTGAATGGGAAGCAGATGATAGTTCTCGGGGTCATGAGGATATATTTATGTTTGATAAATTGGATGAGCTCAATAAAGAAGACATTCATTACAAGAGCACGGGATCTACGGATAATTCACTGGTCATAGTAAAACATCTAGTAAGTAGCAGACATGACTTGGAAGGAAGCAGTAGACCTAATCAGTCCTTATGCCATTCTGCTGATAGTTCTCAGGTTGGCAATAGTAAAAATGCTAATTGCTCTAGATGTGGGAAGTTTTTTGATGCGATGGATGTGGATGAAGAGGGTGTCTATTGTGATGTATGTGCTTCAATGATTGGAAATATCTTAACCAGTCCTATTGTACAACCTATAGGAGAAGAAAACCAGCAATTTGATAAAACTACAAATTTGAAACATTGCATCGCATCTGACCCTCCTATACCCACAGGTTGTATAGGCTATAGCAAAGAAGTATCTCTTGATCATCAACTTGTGAACAGTGAATCGTACACTGATTGCCTGGACCAGGTCCCTCCAATTCATTCAATGGGGCACACACCTCAGGAAATGCTACTGGGGCGGGAGGAAAAGATTGACGCAGAGCATAGAAAGAAACATGTTGGGGACTCATTAGGAAATACAAATGATATTGTCTTCCATCAATCTAATGTGACTGAATGTGAACAAATAGAACCAACATCTGTGGGGCATGACCTTTTCATCAGAGACCAAATGGATAACCATAATCATGGATCGTCCCAATATAATGAAACTATCTCTGAAACTGTGACCAGTGACAGTTCTCATCAACCAGGATCAACTACATATCAAAACCCTAAACTTGAAACTACTGAGGGTACTGGGATATCAGTACTATTAGTCCCTAAGTCAAACAGCAATAAATGGCCTATTGTAGAAGGGAGGGCCCTGGCTGCTACAAATATGTTGTGTTCAGAACCCTATTATGCAAGAGATGGTGTCAGTATGATGAAGCGTAGCTTTGGACTGGACAGCACTTCAGCTGCTTCTTCCAGTGATCTTGGATCTTCAAGGCAATCAATCATATGTTTTGAGCGCCTTAGGAGTGGTAAGAGGGGTGACTTCGAGAAGTCTCAGATAAGCAGCACTATGAGTCGTCAAAGCATTGCTTCTgtgtcagatatgtcaatctgtaGCTCTTCAGCTTCACTTTGCCCTCAGATTGGTGCTGTAGGTGATTCCTGTTTCCCAATTGACACTTTAGAAAGCAGCACTTCAAGAACATTGATCTCTTCTGAAGAAAATGATGCTTTTTGTAAGGATGCTTTGCCAAGTGATATGGAATGTTTGTCTCCACAGGTTATTGCTGATGATGACAGTCATGTTGACTTGAAAATTCAGAGCTATTTAAGTGAGGTAGGAGATACAACAGTTGAGAATCATAGTGCTGGCAGAATGCCTGACATGGATCATACCAGTACAAATATGTATTCTTTAGATACTGAAATGCCAAGTGATACCCGAGAGTCATCAGGCCTAGAGGAAAGTTGCCTGCCTGAAACTGAAGAGGATGCTTACGCCATCAATCAGTGCAATAAAGGTAGTGCTCGAGAACATTCAAGTGATGAGAACAACTTTGATGATATTCAAATGCAGTCTGAAATAGTTCAGGGTTTAGCTGAGGAAAACAGATTGGACGATTGTTGCATGTCTGCCATCTCTGAGGAGGATGTGTTGATTTCTGGACGAGAAGCCGACATAAGGGAACTTCCGAATGATGGTATGGGTTTCTCTATCTTTTTTACACCTCCAAGAGTTATGAGTTGTGCCTATCTCAAAACTCATGTATATATGTTACTTGGTTGAGTTATGCATTGCCCCCCCTCGATTTGTCTTGTCAGGTACATAGTTTTTCTGGTCCAGAATTAGCTTTTGTATGTATATAACATATTTTTTGTTGACGTGATTTATTCTTTAGACCAAATAAGACAAAATCTAAGGGGACATTCGTCTGTTTGGTTCATGTCCTTGAGTCCGAGCTAAATTTTGTTACTGCCTAGGCTATGTGGCTAGCATTTGTTTTTTTCTCTCGAACATGCAGGAGAATTACATATCATTGCATTAAAAGAATAGAGTTACAACATACCCAAACATACCTAAAAAGACATTTGGCTTAGGGTCCAGTTTGGCTGAGCCAATGAAATTATGGCCACTCTGTGGAGTAAGCACTAAGCAGCAAACTGCAGAAGATTCCAGGGTGGCTGTTTTTTGTTCCCCATTTTTGGCTTGGCAACACGGGTAAGCACAAGCTGATGTATCAGCTGTCTGCTGGTTACAAAATTTGCGTTGATTGCTGCATTATCAATGTTCAGATGACAATATTTGCTGAACCAAGTATCTAATTGCAAACCTATTTGAAGTATTCTGCATTGTATTCCTTATAACTAATCTGATAAATAAGATCTATTTTCCCTATACTTTGATTTAAAAGTACTTATGGCATATAGAACTAAGCTCCGTATGTCATGTTCTTGGTTTGACAGGAAAATTAGGCTACCTTGGCTTGGCCATGAAATAGACATATCATTTTTGCCAAAATTTTGGAATGCCAACTTTGTTCACTAACAATATTTGGTCAGGCCACTCAGGATATGCAACCAAACATGCCCCGTAATTCTACGGTTAAGCAGTCAGTCCAATTACGTGCTAATTATTTGAAGGGGCCAATACTAAAAATACCTTTGACGTGTAAAATTTACAAGAGGGGTGGGTAATTTCCATGTGATTTTGTTTCAAAGAACATCTTCAAATTGTTTAACAAACCATTCTACTCTTTTTGTGCACACTGCAGCATAATAGACAATTTGCAGGTTTTTTTGGTCGATTTGTCATCTTAAACTGCTA harbors:
- the LOC103640934 gene encoding uncharacterized protein isoform X1, which encodes MPLSPSPRRSRSPAWETYHKRNNSFGNVLPVKSKDDELALFSDMQKVETENFLLEPSEDFDDSIGSASKLSYFPEVKLGVNIPAHGESHNLLNADDNKNDYEWLLTPPETPLFRSLDDEENQSITQVSRGRAQSKPVQTSRSSTMDNSQRASRSSASPSRLSPSPRSMGRTRSSSSASRSSPPLAVQTQMPSQRSSAPPIAKTLTPPRRSPSPVSRRMSTGSSRPTLNETRGASPVKPNHRSSQKLHGWQSNVPGFPYDAPSNLRTSLTDRPVCRSRGGSPSSFSGLEKGSRSRRQSMSPTPPRRASSSHSIERDRMSSYSKASATSSGEDDLDSMQSVPISYSSSPVVKKSLVVMKTRTMAPSKNLSKNFTPSSVPKRTFDSALWLMDHRKAPQDRFRPLLSGAPASTFGSGNGNDVHKPMFSHNSSLTTSSNASSYHGATFGSYMHGSQEQHDLVGEWEADDSSRGHEDIFMFDKLDELNKEDIHYKSTGSTDNSLVIVKHLVSSRHDLEGSSRPNQSLCHSADSSQVGNSKNANCSRCGKFFDAMDVDEEGVYCDVCASMIGNILTSPIVQPIGEENQQFDKTTNLKHCIASDPPIPTGCIGYSKEVSLDHQLVNSESYTDCLDQVPPIHSMGHTPQEMLLGREEKIDAEHRKKHVGDSLGNTNDIVFHQSNVTECEQIEPTSVGHDLFIRDQMDNHNHGSSQYNETISETVTSDSSHQPGSTTYQNPKLETTEGTGISVLLVPKSNSNKWPIVEGRALAATNMLCSEPYYARDGVSMMKRSFGLDSTSAASSSDLGSSRQSIICFERLRSGKRGDFEKSQISSTMSRQSIASVSDMSICSSSASLCPQIGAVGDSCFPIDTLESSTSRTLISSEENDAFCKDALPSDMECLSPQVIADDDSHVDLKIQSYLSEVGDTTVENHSAGRMPDMDHTSTNMYSLDTEMPSDTRESSGLEESCLPETEEDAYAINQCNKGSAREHSSDENNFDDIQMQSEIVQGLAEENRLDDCCMSAISEEDVLISGREADIRELPNDEEFCAEVEGSRKQIQRCFTLEEAADTILFCSSIVHDLAYKAATIALENEKESEFVDPIRPTVRIVGGSFSKDESLPKLTHRRTPNRKVKRKRLEGETTTTETTEKDAVAKDSSPVCSASGITRNSDNMKPPKLESKCNCIIM
- the LOC103640934 gene encoding uncharacterized protein isoform X3 encodes the protein MPLSPSPRRSRSPAWETYHKRNNSFGNVLPVKSKDDELALFSDMQKVETENFLLEPSEDFDDSIAKLSYFPEVKLGVNIPAHGESHNLLNADDNKNDYEWLLTPPETPLFRSLDDEENQSITQVSRGRAQSKPVQTSRSSTMDNSQRASRSSASPSRLSPSPRSMGRTRSSSSASRSSPPLAVQTQMPSQRSSAPPIAKTLTPPRRSPSPVSRRMSTGSSRPTLNETRGASPVKPNHRSSQKLHGWQSNVPGFPYDAPSNLRTSLTDRPVCRSRGGSPSSFSGLEKGSRSRRQSMSPTPPRRASSSHSIERDRMSSYSKASATSSGEDDLDSMQSVPISYSSSPVVKKSLVVMKTRTMAPSKNLSKNFTPSSVPKRTFDSALWLMDHRKAPQDRFRPLLSGAPASTFGSGNGNDVHKPMFSHNSSLTTSSNASSYHGATFGSYMHGSQEQHDLVGEWEADDSSRGHEDIFMFDKLDELNKEDIHYKSTGSTDNSLVIVKHLVSSRHDLEGSSRPNQSLCHSADSSQVGNSKNANCSRCGKFFDAMDVDEEGVYCDVCASMIGNILTSPIVQPIGEENQQFDKTTNLKHCIASDPPIPTGCIGYSKEVSLDHQLVNSESYTDCLDQVPPIHSMGHTPQEMLLGREEKIDAEHRKKHVGDSLGNTNDIVFHQSNVTECEQIEPTSVGHDLFIRDQMDNHNHGSSQYNETISETVTSDSSHQPGSTTYQNPKLETTEGTGISVLLVPKSNSNKWPIVEGRALAATNMLCSEPYYARDGVSMMKRSFGLDSTSAASSSDLGSSRQSIICFERLRSGKRGDFEKSQISSTMSRQSIASVSDMSICSSSASLCPQIGAVGDSCFPIDTLESSTSRTLISSEENDAFCKDALPSDMECLSPQVIADDDSHVDLKIQSYLSEVGDTTVENHSAGRMPDMDHTSTNMYSLDTEMPSDTRESSGLEESCLPETEEDAYAINQCNKGSAREHSSDENNFDDIQMQSEIVQGLAEENRLDDCCMSAISEEDVLISGREADIRELPNDEEFCAEVEGSRKQIQRCFTLEEAADTILFCSSIVHDLAYKAATIALENEKESEFVDPIRPTVRIVGGSFSKDESLPKLTHRRTPNRKVKRKRLEGETTTTETTEKDAVAKDSSPVCSASGITRNSDNMKPPKLESKCNCIIM
- the LOC103640934 gene encoding uncharacterized protein isoform X4, with the protein product MPLSPSPRRSRSPAWETYHKRNNSFGNVLPVKSKDDELALFSDMQKVETENFLLEPSEDFDDSIAKLSYFPEVKLGVNIPAHGESHNLLNADDNKNDYEWLLTPPETPLFRSLDDEENQSITQVSRGRAQSKPVQTSRSSTMDNSQRASRSSASPSRLSPSPRSMGRTRSSSSASRSSPPLAVQTQMPSQRSSAPPIAKTLTPPRRSPSPVSRRMSTGSSRPTLNETRGASPVKPNHRSSQKLHGWQSNVPGFPYDAPSNLRTSLTDRPVCRSRGGSPSSFSGLEKGSRSRRQSMSPTPPRRASSSHSIERDRMSSYSKASATSSGEDDLDSMQSVPISYSSSPVVKKSLVVMKTRTMAPSKNLSKNFTPSSVPKRTFDSALWLMDHRKAPQDRFRPLLSGAPASTFGSGNGNDVHKPMFSHNSSLTTSSNASSYHGATFGSYMHGSQEQHDLVGEWEADDSSRGHEDIFMFDKLDELNKEDIHYKSTGSTDNSLVIVKHLVSSRHDLEGSSRPNQSLCHSADSSQVGNSKNANCSRCGKFFDAMDVDEEGVYCDVCASMIGNILTSPIVQPIGEENQQFDKTTNLKHCIASDPPIPTGCIGYSKEVSLDHQLVNSESYTDCLDQVPPIHSMGHTPQEMLLGREEKIDAEHRKKHVGDSLGNTNDIVFHQSNVTECEQIEPTSVGHDLFIRDQMDNHNHGSSQYNETISETVTSDSSHQPGSTTYQNPKLETTEGTGISVLLVPKSNSNKWPIVEGRALAATNMLCSEPYYARDGVSMMKRSFGLDSTSAASSSDLGSSRQSIICFERLRSGKRGDFEKSQISSTMSRQSIASVSDMSICSSSASLCPQIGAVGDSCFPIDTLESSTSRTLISSEENDAFCKDALPSDMECLSPQVIADDDSHVDLKIQSYLSEVGDTTVENHSAGRMPDMDHTSTNMYSLDTEMPSDTRESSGLEESCLPETEEDAYAINQCNKGSAREHSSDENNFDDIQMQSEIVQGLAEENRLDDCCMSAISEEDVLISGREADIRELPNDEFCAEVEGSRKQIQRCFTLEEAADTILFCSSIVHDLAYKAATIALENEKESEFVDPIRPTVRIVGGSFSKDESLPKLTHRRTPNRKVKRKRLEGETTTTETTEKDAVAKDSSPVCSASGITRNSDNMKPPKLESKCNCIIM
- the LOC103640934 gene encoding uncharacterized protein isoform X2, with the protein product MPLSPSPRRSRSPAWETYHKRNNSFGNVLPVKSKDDELALFSDMQKVETENFLLEPSEDFDDSIGSASKLSYFPEVKLGVNIPAHGESHNLLNADDNKNDYEWLLTPPETPLFRSLDDEENQSITQVSRGRAQSKPVQTSRSSTMDNSQRASRSSASPSRLSPSPRSMGRTRSSSSASRSSPPLAVQTQMPSQRSSAPPIAKTLTPPRRSPSPVSRRMSTGSSRPTLNETRGASPVKPNHRSSQKLHGWQSNVPGFPYDAPSNLRTSLTDRPVCRSRGGSPSSFSGLEKGSRSRRQSMSPTPPRRASSSHSIERDRMSSYSKASATSSGEDDLDSMQSVPISYSSSPVVKKSLVVMKTRTMAPSKNLSKNFTPSSVPKRTFDSALWLMDHRKAPQDRFRPLLSGAPASTFGSGNGNDVHKPMFSHNSSLTTSSNASSYHGATFGSYMHGSQEQHDLVGEWEADDSSRGHEDIFMFDKLDELNKEDIHYKSTGSTDNSLVIVKHLVSSRHDLEGSSRPNQSLCHSADSSQVGNSKNANCSRCGKFFDAMDVDEEGVYCDVCASMIGNILTSPIVQPIGEENQQFDKTTNLKHCIASDPPIPTGCIGYSKEVSLDHQLVNSESYTDCLDQVPPIHSMGHTPQEMLLGREEKIDAEHRKKHVGDSLGNTNDIVFHQSNVTECEQIEPTSVGHDLFIRDQMDNHNHGSSQYNETISETVTSDSSHQPGSTTYQNPKLETTEGTGISVLLVPKSNSNKWPIVEGRALAATNMLCSEPYYARDGVSMMKRSFGLDSTSAASSSDLGSSRQSIICFERLRSGKRGDFEKSQISSTMSRQSIASVSDMSICSSSASLCPQIGAVGDSCFPIDTLESSTSRTLISSEENDAFCKDALPSDMECLSPQVIADDDSHVDLKIQSYLSEVGDTTVENHSAGRMPDMDHTSTNMYSLDTEMPSDTRESSGLEESCLPETEEDAYAINQCNKGSAREHSSDENNFDDIQMQSEIVQGLAEENRLDDCCMSAISEEDVLISGREADIRELPNDEFCAEVEGSRKQIQRCFTLEEAADTILFCSSIVHDLAYKAATIALENEKESEFVDPIRPTVRIVGGSFSKDESLPKLTHRRTPNRKVKRKRLEGETTTTETTEKDAVAKDSSPVCSASGITRNSDNMKPPKLESKCNCIIM